The following are from one region of the Shinella sp. PSBB067 genome:
- the otsB gene encoding trehalose-phosphatase, translating to MSEQEKLQPTDAATRHLVRRLVEEPDRWALFLDIDGTLLDLAATPDAIQVPLSLPGDLAAVSGRLGGALALVTGRSLPYADGLFAPHRFPIAGLHGAQARRADRTVSVVAETPAFAALKHRLAEETAWMEGVLIEDKGAAVAAHYRLAPAYDTALERIMRDFAEEAGPAWVLQPGKMVFEIRPSRADKGEAVASYLEQPPFTGRLPIAIGDDLTDESMFALANARGGRSIRVGSLSTATCALAKSSSPSSIRSALATVAATNARKTAAAS from the coding sequence ATGAGCGAACAGGAGAAATTGCAGCCGACCGATGCGGCGACGCGCCACCTCGTGCGCCGTCTTGTTGAGGAACCCGACCGCTGGGCGCTTTTCCTCGACATCGACGGGACGCTGCTCGATCTGGCCGCGACGCCGGATGCGATCCAGGTCCCGCTTTCCCTGCCGGGCGACCTTGCGGCGGTCTCAGGCCGCCTCGGCGGGGCGCTGGCGCTGGTGACGGGGCGGAGCCTTCCCTATGCGGACGGGCTGTTTGCGCCGCACCGCTTTCCCATCGCGGGCCTGCATGGCGCGCAGGCCCGGCGTGCCGACAGGACGGTTTCGGTGGTCGCCGAAACGCCGGCCTTCGCGGCGCTGAAGCACCGGCTGGCCGAAGAGACGGCCTGGATGGAGGGCGTGCTGATCGAGGACAAGGGCGCGGCCGTCGCCGCGCATTACCGGCTGGCGCCCGCCTACGATACGGCGCTCGAAAGGATCATGCGCGATTTCGCCGAGGAGGCAGGTCCGGCCTGGGTGCTGCAGCCGGGCAAGATGGTCTTCGAGATCCGCCCGTCCCGGGCCGACAAGGGCGAGGCGGTCGCCTCCTATCTGGAGCAGCCTCCCTTCACGGGACGCCTGCCGATCGCGATCGGCGACGACCTGACGGACGAATCCATGTTCGCCCTCGCCAATGCGCGGGGCGGACGGTCGATCCGGGTCGGCTCGCTGTCCACCGCAACCTGCGCGCTTGCCAAATCCTCCTCTCCATCGTCGATCCGCTCGGCGCTGGCGACCGTCGCGGCCACGAATGCCCGCAAGACCGCCGCCGCTTCCTGA